A single window of Mycosarcoma maydis chromosome 1, whole genome shotgun sequence DNA harbors:
- a CDS encoding uncharacterized protein (related to BUD13 - subunit of the RES complex, required for pre-mRNA retention and splicing) codes for MPDPKLQSYIAAHYLSGPKADAILARASSSDIKVKRKKKKVKTDDASRVSSSSGLVFKDDSDTWKTPAEDDEDDGGLTPQVVDGADGQSLNKTFRKIGSASHGAKEAGTSDTASMSTPTPAPTSVEEPTEFKAGLRTRDEMKAARLAREERKKREAASLSVDVSMASSTPAANDDDDQEARLAQQTVYRDSSGRIIDLNAQQAEQERLERLRLEKQAERNTWSQGLVQKQQRQQAAAQLAAVQQQGIARRATDNEYNEYFKQQQRVDDPAMAFLTKKRSAGPSMPKYKGGWPPNRFNIPPGYRWDGVDRGNGYEKAFFERKAQLETRELQARAWGQSDM; via the coding sequence ATGCCCGATCCGAAACTTCAGTCCTACATAGCAGCACATTACCTCTCTGGTCCCAAAGCCGACGCTATCCTTGCGCGTGCCTCGTCCTCCGATATCAAGGTGAAacgcaagaagaagaaggtAAAGACGGACGACGCCTCAAGAGTTTCTTCGTCGTCAGGGCTTGTGTTTAAGGATGACTCCGATACGTGGAAGACGCCAGCagaggatgacgaagacgacggtGGGTTGACACCGCAAGTGGTCGATGGAGCGGATGGACAGAGTCTGAACAAGACGTTCCGCAAGATCGGATCAGCAAGCCATGGGGCGAAGGAAGCCGGAACGTCGGATACGGCATCAATGAGCACCCCAACTCCAGCACCTACATCCGTCGAAGAGCCAACCGAATTCAAAGCGGGGTTGCGGACCAGAGACGAGATGAAAGCAGCACGACTTGCACGAGAGGAACGAAAGAAACGCGAAGCAGCTTCTCTCTCCGTCGATGTTTCTATGGCTTCATCGACCCCGGCGGccaacgatgacgatgaccaagaagcgcgcttAGCCCAGCAAACTGTCTATCGAGACTCTTCCGGACGCATAATCGACCTGAACGCACAACAAGCCGAACAAGAACGACTCGAACGCTTGCGTCTAGAAAAACAAGCCGAACGAAACACCTGGTCTCAAGGTCTAGTGCAGAAGCAACAGCGTCAGCAAGCAGCCGCCCAGCTCGCCGCCGTGCAACAGCAAGGTATCGCCCGCAGGGCAACCGACAACGAGTACAACGAGTATTTcaagcaacaacaacgtGTAGATGATCCGGCCATGGCATTCTTGACCAAGAAACGAAGCGCAGGCCCGTCCATGCCGAAATACAAGGGCGGATGGCCACCGAACAGATTCAACATCCCCCCTGGTTATCGCTGGGACGGCGTGGACAGAGGCAATGGCTACGAAAAGGCATTTTTCGAGAGAAAGGCTCAACTCGAGACCAGAGAGCTGCAGGCACGAGCGTGGGGTCAGTCAGATATGTAA